The nucleotide sequence CACATATCATTTACGAGCTATTTAGAGTCTCAATTGCCTTTGTTTGAATtattgatttttggattttttatggATCAGTCTAGATTAGTTTGTAATTTCGGACTCATACAATAAGCTGGTTTATTAGGCAAACttgatcaaggaaaaaaaacactctgATGCGGAATCCCTCTTAATGGTGGTAAACCTAGTGGAAGTTTGTTGGCATAATGTCAGCATACTCTTCGATCAATGGCTTCACCAAGTACAAACATAGaccccatttcttcttcaacCGTCCCCataaaattagaaaatgaaagGAAATCGGCATTCCCTTTAGTAGTATTATCCGCAGACTTCTAATCATTCTTAGGAACCCATGTAACTTTTATATTATAGTGTACGTATTCCTTCTTCCATCATGAGTGTGACCACGATCATAATGCCAAGGCCTTCCTAGAAGGATATGACAAGCATTCATTTTGACTACATTGTACCATACCTTGTCAAGTTATAGTTATGTCTTCCCATAGAAAAAGAAACTAAAGAGCGAGTATCCACAAGCACATCGCCTCCTTTCTTGGACAAGGAAAGTTTATATGACTTTGGATGTTCGTCTTGTTTTAATTTCAGTTTGCTAATTGATTCTTGGTAGAGAAAATTTTCCACCGTCAATGATCAACTTGCACACCTTTCCTTTAATTGTACAAGTTGTGTGGAAGATGTTATTTTCTAACCAATCTTCATTCTCTTCCCCTTTTGGTAGTAACCATTTTTTTGAATGACAATTGACAAGTGATTGTATTTAAACCAAACTGTTGTATCTTCGTCATTGATAGCTTCATCATACACAGGTTCACCATCATATTCATATGTCTCTTCTCCCTCAATCATAAGTTGTTTCCCTTTGTCTAAATGACTAGAAGAGGCACGTCAACAATTTGATGCCCTGTGTTCAATTTCTCCACACTTAAAGCAACCAAATCTAGAACGCTTACCTTGATTCTGAGTTATTGAACCAGCAACATTTGGTCGATTGACAGCTGCtgaagtgttctttgaagtcccaAACTGGTTCCAGATTCATTTCCTCGACTTCCAAAATAATGTGGACCTTGAGTAACCTTAGAATTAGACATGTCCACAAAACTTCCTGTACGAAAAAAACATTCAACTCTGTTGTTTTTCCACAATCAAAGCTCGCCGGTATGCTTCATATACCGACCATAATACATGAAGATCCAAAATATCTTGTAGATTCTCCCCTAAACCTCGCAAATAACGGGCAACTAGCTGCTCATTACTTTCAGATAATTCATTCCACGCCACCAATTGTTAAAATTCTTCAGTATACTCATCCTCAATCCGTAAATTTTGTAACCGTTGGTACATAGTCTGAGTATAGTTGAATAGTAAGAAATTCTCTTTGAGCTTATTCTTCAATTTCTCCCCCTCTGCAATCTTTGTTTTTCCTATCCTTTCATGCATCAATCTCAGTTGCTCCACCATGCTGATGCTCTTCCTTTCAACCTAATAATCACCAACTTAACCTTCCTGTCATCAGGCACCTCTTTATATTCTGAAATTCGTTCAACCATATTAAgccaatcaacaaaatcttcagTTTGAAGACTGCCACCAAATTATGGAATCTCGAATTTGAAATTAGCTTCCCATTTGCAATCTTTTACGTTGATTTATCTGATATTCAACTTTTTATATCGTCTGCATATTTCCCCTTTTTTTGTAGTTGCAGTCCACATAATCTGCCATCTTAAATGGTTTGTATTGTATAGTTTTGAAACATGAGTTATTGTGAATGACCACTGTATTCTAATGGATGCAACTATTGAATGGAGCAGGGGTTTCAAACGCTTTTTCAAAAGAAGTATGTTAGAGACTTCAGACTACCTTAAAGATGATTGCCTTTTGATACGCTGTCGTGTTGGTGTCGTTAGGTCTCAAACGGAGGGACCTAAGACTTACAGTATTACAGTTCCACCTTCTGACATTGGTCAGCATTTTGAGCAGCTTTTAGAAAGCAGAAAGGGAGCAGACGTGATAGTTGAGGTTAATGGAGAAAATTTTCCTGCGCACAAGTTGGTTCTTGCAGCACGTTCCCCTGTGTTTAAGGCACAACTCTTTGGTCCAATGAAGGATATTAACACTGAGTGCATGGACATTGACGACATGGCAGCCCCAATTTTTAAGGTTTTCTCCATTTTCCTTATGTTTGTGACTTTGTGTGCATTGTGTGTTTGCACATACATATCAATTTCTTGCATATTTTCGCTCATGTAGCTTAGCCCATGGTTAATACCTGGTAAGCCTTACTGATTTCTCCCATGTGGGTCTAAAGCATAAGGCCTGATCTGATACTTCTGCTGACTATGATTCTTGATTGTGACATTTTGTGCTATGATTTATCTGTCGAGTGTCTTGGATGAATTTGGAAAGGCGTTAGAGATAAATGGTGATGAATATTCAAGAATTACTTTTGCATATACTTCTCTGGCTTTGGGTTCATTTGGGTCTGAGGTTGGCACTTGGCAGCGCCAAACCAAGGTTGCAGATGGGGAACATTTATGTGTTACTCAAATATTCTATTGTGTTTGGAAAGGTTCAGTGATTATTATATACAGTTATGGAATTGTTGTACATGATGCGAATTAAGTCCTTAGGAAGAACTAGCATTTTGGTTGGTTGCTGACTCGATCCTTATCGGTGTGGTGGTTGATGTCGGGAGGGAGAGATGAGGCGCAAGGTCTAGGTTGGCAGAGGAATTGATAAAGCTAACCAAGGTCAAGAGAGAAGAGCTAACTATGGTTGAGATATGAGGATTGAAGTGAGTAGAAGTGGGCCCATTTTTTTCCATGTCAGCCAGCCACGTAGGCACTGGGATAGCTGGGATGGTTTTAATTGGGACGAGTAGCATTTTTGTAATCAAGAGTGTTGCTCACTCATATTGGAATCATTCTAAGAGACACATGATATAaggtaacaaaatatttatatatgattcACCAAATACCTAACTATTACTCTCAATACCCAATACCGATTCCTACCTAGTTAACTTGACCGTCAGAGTCTCTCGATTTATGTTATATTGCCATTTAGTTTTGAGAGAGCAATTACTCCTATTGCTTGAGAGAAACTCAAATTTCATGGATGTCTCCCAATTTTTGATGGTATATAGATGCATCACCTCGAATTTTAAAGTTGTATGGTTCTTCATCTTTTTGATTATTGCCATGTTCAAGATTTCCACCGCTTGATGCACTATATGGTTGAGCCCAAGATGGAGCAtatctttaattttcttttaataaggTAAGAACCTTGAAAAATGATGAGATTCAACTCTATAAAATAAGGAGGGGATAGACCATCTTTGGCCATAACTAATAAAATAACTCAGTCCTCATGATTTAACcatttctacatatatataagaaaattttGAGCATTTGGGGTACTCATTTTGTCTAAATACATTAAGAAACCGTATAGCATTATTCCCAAATGTTGAATTTAAATCTCCCAATTGGAAGGATTCATCTATATTTGGTAATCCATAATAGTTATAggaatataatttatatatgattttgttAATGAGACATTTTCCAAACTTTATTCGCTTTACCTTATGTGCCCACATATAACTATTTACATATCTACAACATGGATACACTGCCTAATTTGCAGATTTTACTACCATTTATCTttataacattttttttctcattaatTGCTACctacatatttttttctttctttttttgttgaaagtTTTAACAGATACAActaccaacttttttttttttttgataagctacAACTaccaatttataaaataaagagctTAGAACACTTGCATCAGTATGTAGTTAAAAATAGATAGTCAAATTGCCAAACGAAGAGATTTGATAAAAAATGATGCTGCATCAAAATCGATCATGTGTACACAAAATATTAcaatatttaaacaaaaaaaaaaaatctcctctatactctcttttctctcctctctcttcactattggTGGACATGGTATTTTAAGAATTTTTAATCTAAATAAGTAATGTTTTAATGTTTTAAAGATTTATGATAGAGGTACGGATGCAATTATTATTGGATAAAAATACGGTAAattgttaaaaaataatttttaagtaGGTAATATAGAAAATCTATTTAGAAACCGATGGAAGATTCTCTTTGGGAGGACAGATTACTGATGCTGTGTACATTATCATAATTGGCCCTCatttgtttccttttcctttatAAAGAGCGGGGTTATTTTGACATTTCACAATATTTCACAATTTGCTACCGATATCCAGGTCTCTCCAACTCTTTCACCATTTCCAACCATTCACAACCACCATTTCCTTCCATCACCGGGGGACCCTCCCGGCGTGAACCACTGTAGCCAAGAATTAACCGATTTGCTACTCCGCCGTAGCCAAAAGAATGACATTGCAACCTTTCACAGAGACCCAATTTTAAGCGCGAGTTCTTGTCGTTTCatcaccccaaaaccctaattgtACCCAATTGTTGAATCTCGATTATCGATCAAACCCATTTCCAATTTAGCGGCAATAACAGTACCCCGATTAGCAAAATTAGATCTTGTCCTCCGAAATTCGGTGTTCGATGGGTACGGTTGAAGCATGCAAGGACCTAACAATCTCGTCATCTACGTCTCGTACGGAGACCATAAATGGAAACCATGAGTTCAGAATCACGGGCTATTCGCTCAATAAGGGTATGGGGATCGGCAAGTACGTCCAGTCCGAGACCTTCGTCGTTGGCGGTTATGAGTGGGCGATCTACTTTTATCCGGACGGTAAGAGCCCCGAGGATAATGCGTCGTACGTATCTCTGTTCATTGCCCTAGCCAGCGATGGCACAGACGTGAGGGCGCTCTTTGAGCTCACACTCGTGGACCAGAGCGGAAAGAACAGACACAAGGTGCATAGTCATTTTGGAAGGGCGCTTGAGAGCGGGCCTTACTCCCTTAAATACAGGGGAAGCATGTGGTGAGTTTTCTTTTGTCTGGTGTTCTCATGCTGAGTGTAATTTGCGACACTGTATATGACGCGTGAATTTTTCTCCGTACACATATCATTTACGAGCTATTTAGAGCCTCAATTGCCTTTGTTTGAATTATtgaaatttggattttttatgGATCAGTCTAGATTAGTTTGTAATTTTCGGACTCATACAATAAGCTGGTTTATTAGGCAAACTTgatcaagggaaaaaaaaaactctgatGCGGAATTTCTCTTAATGGTGGTAAACGTAGTGGAAGTTCGTAGGCATAACGTCAGCATACTCTTCAATCAATGCCTTCGCCTTCAATCAATGCCTTCACCAAGTACAAACATAGACCCCATTTCTTTTTCCACCGTCCCCATAAAATTAGAAAATAGAAGGAAATCATCTCATCGTTCCCTTTATGGTATTATCCGCAGACTTATTATCATTCTTAGGAACCTAAGTAACTTTGATATTATAGTGTACGTATTCCTTCTTCCATCATGAGTCTGACCACGATCATAATGCCAAGGCCTTCCTAGAAGGATATGACAAGCATTCATTTTGACTACATCATACCATAACTTGTCAAGTTATAGTTATTTTTGCCctatagaaaaagaaattaaagagcGAGTATCCACAAACACATCACCTCCTTTCTTGGACCAGGAAAGTTTATATGACTTTGGATGTTTCTCTCGTTTTAATTTCAGTTTTCTAATTGCTTCTTGATAGAGAAAATTTTCACAGCTACCACCATCAATGATCAACTTGCAAATCTTTCCTTTAATTGTACAAGTTGTCTGGAAGATGTTATTTTCTAGCCAATCTTCATTCTCATTCCTTGTTGGTAGTAACAATTTTTTTGAATGACAAGTGATTCTTCCACATCTCTTTAAACCAAACTGTTGTATCTTCATCGTCGATAGCTTCATCATACACAGGTTCACCATCATATTCTTATGTCTCTTCTCTCTCAATCATAAGTTGTTTGCCCTTGTCCAAACAACTAGAAGAGGcactttgacaatttgatgaCCTGTGTTCAATTTTTCTACACTTAAAGCAACCAAATCTAGAACGGTTACCTTGATTCTGAGTTATTGAACATTTGGTCGATTGACAGCTGCtgaagtgttctttgaagtcccaAAACTGGTTCCAGATTCATTTCCTCGACTTCCAAAATTTTGTGGACTTTGACTAACCTTAGAATTAGACATGTCCACAAAACTTCCTGAACCAAAAAAACATTCAACTCCGTTGTTTTTTCACAATCAAAGCTCGCCGGTATGCTTCAGATACTGACCATAATACATGGAGATCCAAAACATCTTGTAGATTTTCCCTTAAACCTCACAAATAACGGGCAACTAGCTGCTCATTATTTTCAGATAATTTATTCCACGCCACCAATTGTTAAAATTCTCAAGTATACTCATCCACCAATCTATTTCCATACCGCAAATTTTGTAACCGTTGGTACGTAGTTTGAGTATAGTTGAATAGTAAGAAATTCTCTTTGAGCTTATCCTTCAATTTCTCCCCTTCTGCTATCTTTGTTTTTCCTAGCCTTTCAGGCATCAATCTCAGTTGATCCACGATGCTGATGCTCTTCCTTTCAACCTAATAATCACCAACTTAACCTTCCTATCATTAGGCACCTCCTTATATTCTGAAAATCGTTCAACCATATTAAgccaatcaacaaaatcttcagTTTGAAGACTGCCACTAAATTATGGAATCTCAATTTTGAAATTAGCTTCCCATCTGCAATCATTTCTTGTTTGGGGTACGCAAACTTGATCATTTCTTGTTTGGGGTACGCAAACTTGATCAAACAAAGGATTCTCAAAAGACTCCTTTGACTCAAGATCATCCCCATCACGAGGAGAGGATTCCACTTGAGCCAATCGTTGTGTTAGATTCTCAACTTTCCTCCTTAATTGATTCACCTCTTCTCTTGTACCAACAGGATCACTAGTATGAGGCTCTGTGCAACTGCTGGTTGGCGTCCCCTATGTCTTGGAGCCATCTTACAACCAATACTCTGAAAACTAATCAACCTTGCTCTAATACCAACTGATATAGAGACAATGAGGGAAGACAAAGTCCTAAAGGCAGTCAAACTATGAATAAATGCTAAGATAATTCCGAAGACCAAGTAAGATACCAAGATTGATTGATATTCTAAAAGTCTGCACCACTTCTTGATAATTCCCAAAACTTAAAAGGCAACAAAAGGTCATTATTGCAAAAGTTACTGCATCAGTTTCTAATGGGTGGGTCTCTCATTTTTGCATTGTTGACTCAGGGTTGCTTTACATGTGCATAGTGCCATTTAGTGATAGCTTCATGATTGTCTCTCATTTTTtagatcttttcttttttaattattggtTTGACTGTGGACTACATTTTCATGTTCAAGTTGAAAGCAAAAGCTACTGTAAATATGTATAGCTACAGCTACAAATCTATGGATATTGTTAAAAttaattactttgtcattcaactcaataagttaacttgttgggttggggcatttcacataaGTTATACATATTCCAACACTCCCTCTCATGTGTGGGCTGAGCAATCCGATGACCCAACACGTGTACAACAAACAACGTgcaacactagggctacttcCACACAAGGTGGGGCTACaacaaatgggggtttaaaattgcggaagctaaggtttgaacccaagacctcccaCTCCGATACCATGCTAAGATTAATAatattcaacccaataaattaacttattggattggggcatttcacatcatttatacatttTCTAATAGATGTCATAGAAACCTTAGGTTTGACAGAAACTTTGGTAAGAATTCTAGCAGTGGAATCATGTAAAATTTTATGTGCAAGTGGTTTACTGTTGGCTGTTATTTAAAGAATGAAGATTTTTGTTGGTTGACGTTGTGTGTGCAAGTGGAATTATGAAACAGTACCACATGTTACATCATGTTCGCTTTCTTGAGGATTATGACATATCTTTTCAATCCTATTACCATTTGTTGAGCTTGCAAAGATTTTAGCTTTTCTAGAAGAGAAGTTTTGACATTCATCAAATGGAAATTCTGGTCACTAGCTCCCCAATGTTTGACAGGGGATTTTGGTTTGAGAAACGGTTAGACTTTTGAAAGATTGGAGGAGTGAGAGTTTGATGTGAAGTTCACCTTCTTGTGTCTCTGTTTGGCTGGTTGTTGATAGGGTTCTTTTCAGTTTTGTAACTGCTTGTTAATCATTATTTTAGATGATTAGGTTTTTGGGTTTAACGATCctgatttctttctttcctctctccCAAGGGCTGCGTTTACATACTTCTTCTACATGTGGGT is from Tripterygium wilfordii isolate XIE 37 chromosome 14, ASM1340144v1, whole genome shotgun sequence and encodes:
- the LOC120015243 gene encoding BTB/POZ and MATH domain-containing protein 2-like, whose protein sequence is MGTVEACKDLTISSSTSRTEIINGSHEFRIMGYSLNKGMGIGKYVQSETFVVGGYEWAIYFYPDGKSPEDNASYVSLVIALASDGTDVRALFELTLVDQSGKNRHKVHSHFGRTLESGPLSLKCRGSMWGFKRFFKRSMLETSDYLKDDCLLIRCRVGVVRSQTEGPKTYSITVPPSDIGQHFEQLLESRKGADVIVEVNGENFPAHKLVLAARSPVFKAQLFGPMKDINTECMDIDDMAAPIFKVFSIFLMFVTLCALCVCTYISISCIFSLM